In Irregularibacter muris, a single window of DNA contains:
- a CDS encoding DUF3794 and LysM peptidoglycan-binding domain-containing protein: MPLELVKEYLEVDQEVKRFTTQTMIEESVVVPDYKPDMEKILSVRGNIHVNNKVVEGNKFYVEGVVDCHIMYQTQEEGAKLQQISVDVPFSHWIEVENEGDIQSIIQTNIEYIDHQLLNTRKLDIRGVIGIQGKLVKKEQYPLLINIKGLEDMQMLRNWVKVTTVADKVNDQSMVKDQIDLGENMPAIVEIIKAQAKVLEKEIKLGDDRIMVNGSIEVEILYIGEEDGNQTIEYVQHEMPLAHFVESPGIHPDMQYQLSFNVEDILTHMNADDEGKFSLMDVEVLVGMTGTLYETHEIESIVDAYSPSIKTALQTEKIFAHEMIDNLMAQATVKGKIETPIEKEEIENILSVGGKVKVSDAQRVEDKWIIEGVVDTEVLYKVVAEGENYESAQAEIPFQHEFHVEEVADVFGDVFTNIRHMSYQVVGPNEIEVKMVLDIQSQLFKPVTVYAISEIEELPLEEEEESKDAKINVYFKQPSDSLWEIAKRYGVTIEDVLKQNDIKDQDQIPNYAPIIISKKSQYMLK; this comes from the coding sequence ATGCCTTTAGAATTAGTGAAGGAATATCTTGAGGTGGATCAAGAAGTAAAAAGATTTACAACTCAAACCATGATAGAAGAGAGCGTGGTTGTTCCTGATTATAAGCCAGATATGGAAAAGATTTTATCAGTAAGAGGGAATATCCATGTAAATAACAAAGTGGTGGAAGGCAACAAATTTTATGTGGAGGGTGTAGTAGACTGTCATATCATGTATCAAACCCAAGAAGAAGGGGCAAAACTTCAACAGATCAGTGTAGATGTACCCTTTAGCCATTGGATTGAAGTAGAAAATGAAGGCGATATTCAATCCATCATTCAAACCAATATCGAATATATTGATCATCAATTGCTCAATACAAGAAAGCTGGATATCCGTGGAGTCATAGGAATTCAAGGAAAACTTGTAAAAAAAGAACAATATCCATTGCTTATCAATATAAAGGGGTTAGAGGATATGCAAATGTTGCGCAATTGGGTAAAAGTGACTACCGTTGCAGACAAAGTCAATGACCAATCCATGGTGAAAGACCAAATTGATCTGGGAGAAAATATGCCCGCTATTGTAGAAATTATCAAAGCCCAGGCAAAAGTCCTAGAGAAAGAAATAAAACTTGGGGATGATCGCATAATGGTCAATGGGTCCATAGAAGTAGAGATCCTCTACATAGGTGAGGAAGATGGAAATCAAACCATTGAATACGTCCAACATGAAATGCCCCTTGCCCATTTTGTAGAAAGCCCTGGTATACATCCTGATATGCAATATCAGCTAAGCTTTAATGTGGAAGATATTTTAACCCATATGAATGCAGATGATGAGGGAAAATTTAGTTTAATGGATGTAGAGGTTCTCGTAGGAATGACAGGGACTTTATATGAGACTCACGAAATAGAAAGCATAGTGGATGCCTATAGCCCAAGCATCAAAACGGCTTTGCAAACAGAGAAAATCTTTGCCCACGAAATGATAGATAATCTTATGGCCCAAGCTACAGTAAAAGGAAAGATAGAAACCCCTATAGAAAAAGAAGAAATTGAAAACATTCTTTCGGTAGGGGGCAAGGTAAAGGTATCTGATGCCCAGAGAGTAGAAGATAAGTGGATTATTGAAGGGGTTGTCGATACAGAGGTTTTATATAAAGTAGTGGCAGAGGGAGAGAACTATGAAAGTGCACAGGCTGAGATTCCCTTCCAACATGAATTCCATGTGGAAGAAGTAGCAGACGTCTTTGGAGATGTATTCACCAATATTCGTCATATGAGTTATCAAGTAGTAGGCCCAAATGAAATAGAAGTAAAAATGGTCTTAGATATTCAAAGTCAATTATTTAAGCCGGTAACCGTATATGCCATTAGTGAAATTGAGGAATTGCCTTTAGAAGAGGAAGAAGAATCTAAAGATGCAAAAATCAATGTGTATTTCAAACAGCCTAGCGATAGCCTTTGGGAAATTGCAAAAAGATATGGTGTGACCATAGAGGATGTATTGAAACAAAACGATATTAAGGATCAAGATCAAATCCCAAACTATGCTCCGATTATCATTTCAAAAAAGAGTCAATATATGTTAAAATAA
- a CDS encoding CLC_0170 family protein — MGKVLDTIKGMYSFYTMVLLVGCGFFTFYVDQKIMLKKDLKKEAKVTKVVGLIYIIGGILSYLIFAIFV, encoded by the coding sequence ATGGGCAAAGTGTTAGATACCATTAAGGGAATGTATTCATTTTACACGATGGTTTTACTTGTAGGATGTGGTTTTTTTACTTTTTATGTTGACCAAAAAATAATGTTGAAAAAGGATTTAAAAAAAGAAGCAAAGGTTACCAAAGTAGTAGGGTTGATCTATATTATAGGTGGAATTTTATCCTATCTTATATTTGCTATTTTCGTATAA
- a CDS encoding nucleotidyltransferase family protein produces MKALILAGSKGNKTPLLGYTNKALLPIRGKIMVQYIIDALRGSAFIDGIAIIGDENALAREIQIDPDKDIILPEKEQMIDNVVKGLEHFQREDKVLIITADIPFITPAAIDDFIKASLDSKGDLTYPIISKEAQEEAFPQMKRTYIKLREGTFTGGNMFLVNPAIVDRCIDMARYMMEHRKKPWKMAKMLGISFLARLLMGTLTLKGLEKRVAHLLNIEPKAIISSYAEVGNDVDKPSDVEYAEKYLSLLHHK; encoded by the coding sequence ATGAAAGCCTTAATTTTAGCAGGTAGTAAGGGAAACAAAACGCCCCTATTAGGTTATACCAATAAAGCACTATTACCCATAAGGGGAAAGATAATGGTACAATACATTATAGATGCCTTAAGGGGAAGTGCCTTTATAGATGGTATAGCCATTATAGGGGATGAAAATGCATTAGCGAGGGAAATTCAGATAGACCCAGATAAGGACATCATACTTCCTGAAAAAGAGCAAATGATAGACAATGTAGTCAAAGGACTAGAGCATTTTCAAAGAGAGGATAAAGTGCTAATTATCACGGCGGATATCCCCTTTATTACCCCTGCTGCCATTGATGACTTTATTAAAGCTTCTTTGGATTCCAAGGGAGATTTAACCTATCCTATTATTTCCAAGGAAGCCCAGGAGGAAGCTTTTCCCCAAATGAAGCGGACCTATATTAAACTCAGGGAAGGCACCTTTACGGGAGGCAATATGTTTCTGGTCAATCCTGCCATAGTGGATCGTTGCATAGATATGGCTAGATATATGATGGAACACCGAAAAAAACCTTGGAAAATGGCCAAAATGTTAGGAATAAGCTTCTTGGCTAGACTTTTAATGGGCACCCTTACCCTAAAAGGTCTTGAAAAAAGAGTAGCCCATCTTCTCAATATCGAACCCAAAGCCATTATTTCTTCCTACGCAGAAGTGGGCAATGATGTAGACAAACCTTCTGATGTAGAATATGCAGAAAAATATTTATCCCTTCTTCATCATAAATAA
- a CDS encoding Veg family protein, protein MEERKNSLHKIKQDLDGYVGQRVRLKANKSRKRTYVREGIIEQTYPSIFVIAIDEERMSPRKISFCYSDILTNNVELTLCKDNKVIQCG, encoded by the coding sequence GTGGAGGAAAGAAAAAATTCACTTCATAAAATCAAACAAGACTTAGACGGTTATGTTGGACAAAGAGTAAGATTAAAGGCCAATAAAAGTCGTAAAAGGACTTATGTGCGTGAAGGTATTATAGAACAAACTTATCCTAGTATCTTCGTCATTGCTATTGATGAAGAGAGGATGTCACCAAGAAAAATATCTTTCTGCTATTCTGATATTTTAACAAACAATGTAGAATTAACTCTTTGTAAAGATAACAAAGTCATTCAATGTGGATAA
- a CDS encoding GntR family transcriptional regulator, with the protein MNNQKESLMETKLDNYKPLREIVFQSMREAIVKGDLEPGKRLMEVQLAEQMGVSRTPVREAIRQLELEGLVVMVPRKGAYVAGLSMKDVIEVLEIRAVLEGLAADLAAKRATDEEITRLSQVLEKFTEYAEKKDVQGLIDQDVAFHDVIYGAARNERLLQLISGLREQVQRFRVMYISQFDHAMDLVKEHKKIVQAISTRNGEQARKLAQGHISNAEYYMTKEIDENVEE; encoded by the coding sequence ATGAATAATCAAAAAGAATCCCTAATGGAAACAAAACTAGACAATTATAAGCCCTTGAGGGAAATTGTATTTCAATCCATGAGAGAAGCCATTGTCAAAGGTGATTTGGAACCAGGAAAACGTTTAATGGAAGTACAATTAGCAGAACAAATGGGAGTAAGCAGAACACCTGTAAGAGAAGCCATCAGACAATTAGAACTAGAAGGCCTAGTGGTTATGGTGCCTAGAAAGGGTGCCTATGTCGCTGGATTATCCATGAAGGATGTTATAGAGGTATTAGAAATCAGAGCCGTATTAGAGGGCTTAGCTGCAGACTTGGCTGCCAAAAGAGCTACAGATGAAGAAATCACAAGACTTTCCCAAGTATTGGAAAAGTTTACAGAATACGCAGAGAAAAAGGATGTTCAAGGACTGATTGACCAAGACGTAGCCTTTCATGATGTAATCTATGGGGCTGCTAGAAATGAAAGATTATTGCAACTGATTAGTGGTTTAAGGGAACAAGTCCAGCGTTTTCGTGTTATGTATATCTCTCAGTTTGATCATGCTATGGATCTTGTAAAGGAACACAAAAAAATTGTGCAGGCTATTTCCACCAGAAATGGCGAGCAAGCAAGAAAGTTAGCCCAGGGTCATATCAGCAATGCAGAATATTATATGACAAAAGAAATAGATGAGAATGTAGAGGAATAA
- the ispE gene encoding 4-(cytidine 5'-diphospho)-2-C-methyl-D-erythritol kinase: MNHKKMKTRAKINLTLDVLGKRKDNYHEVEMIMQSIDLFDEMEFISKKKGITIYCQHCEVPIDESNIVYRAAKLLKDEYKIDKGIDIFIHKNIPVAAGLAGGSSNGAGTLQALNELWQLDLPLTKLMELGKRVGADIPFCLLGGTALAQGIGEKLQSLPPLPSNWLVLVKPPISISTAWVYKNLKINRHTQHPDTARAIQGIKEQNIDKAIPYFYNILEDVTIPAYPEIKAIKKRLEELGAKGVLMSGSGPTVFGFCRDEKEAQSICRTLKKEYNEVFIAKTYDEEVEAEDE, encoded by the coding sequence ATGAATCATAAGAAGATGAAGACCAGAGCCAAGATTAATTTGACTTTGGACGTATTGGGTAAAAGAAAAGACAACTACCATGAAGTGGAAATGATTATGCAAAGCATAGACTTATTTGATGAGATGGAATTTATTTCAAAGAAAAAGGGGATAACTATCTATTGTCAACATTGTGAAGTTCCCATAGATGAAAGCAATATAGTATATAGAGCGGCAAAACTACTTAAAGATGAATACAAGATAGACAAGGGTATAGATATATTCATACATAAAAACATTCCCGTAGCGGCAGGACTAGCAGGAGGGAGCAGCAATGGTGCGGGCACCCTGCAGGCATTAAATGAATTGTGGCAATTGGATTTACCCTTGACCAAATTAATGGAATTGGGAAAAAGAGTTGGTGCAGATATTCCCTTTTGTTTATTGGGAGGGACAGCCCTTGCCCAAGGCATTGGAGAAAAACTACAATCTTTACCCCCACTGCCTTCCAATTGGTTAGTGTTGGTAAAGCCTCCTATTTCAATTTCTACTGCCTGGGTATATAAAAATCTCAAAATAAATAGGCATACCCAGCACCCCGACACAGCTAGAGCCATCCAAGGGATAAAAGAGCAAAATATAGATAAGGCAATCCCTTATTTTTATAATATATTAGAAGATGTAACCATACCGGCCTATCCGGAAATTAAAGCCATTAAAAAAAGGCTAGAGGAGCTGGGAGCAAAGGGTGTGTTAATGAGCGGTAGTGGACCCACTGTTTTTGGATTTTGCAGAGATGAAAAAGAGGCCCAATCTATTTGCCGCACACTAAAAAAAGAATATAATGAGGTCTTTATAGCCAAAACTTATGATGAGGAGGTTGAAGCAGAAGATGAATAA
- a CDS encoding N-acetylmuramoyl-L-alanine amidase, whose protein sequence is MGQEKIKIDVYYREKKKICSTNLEEQILNILAFDIKEHFHIEVLKAHAIMIRTYLFKKMRRFDGRGCALHPQADICNDPNHCMGCIETKDIPKDIKEPLETAIKDTAHRVITFGGSFIHPYYHHTCGGATQNAENFLGNTIRYTRKVLCDHCKHTSPHWQTTVDISIEEMEKLLNVRFPKSTPLQGATVSNIIDQVERDQEGRIVNIKIGDKWMKGTEIQQKLGLPSSRFGWQPTKFRFYVQGKGHGLGLCQYGAQKLALDGMKAEEILKYYFTGIQIERIPQWSINMPLQGKIILIDPGHGGKDKGIFKQNVQEKDRNLKIALHLEKILKEAGSTVVLTRTEDKYVSLGQRLAINNKLHPHFMLSIHGNDNPAIKSTVNQIYIYPGDEEAYRLGQNIISEFKDNGLDVQEIIEGDLFLTRESKNSTLILDIGYFSSQEDYGAKIATCIYHALLSYWTIDKA, encoded by the coding sequence ATGGGACAAGAAAAAATAAAAATAGATGTATATTACCGAGAGAAAAAGAAGATTTGTTCCACTAATTTAGAGGAACAAATCTTAAATATACTTGCCTTTGACATAAAAGAACATTTTCATATAGAAGTTTTGAAAGCCCACGCCATCATGATACGTACCTATCTTTTTAAAAAAATGAGGCGATTTGATGGAAGAGGTTGTGCATTGCATCCCCAGGCGGATATATGTAATGATCCCAACCATTGTATGGGATGTATAGAGACAAAGGATATACCAAAGGACATAAAAGAGCCCTTGGAAACTGCCATAAAAGATACTGCCCATAGGGTGATCACTTTTGGAGGCAGTTTTATTCATCCTTATTACCATCATACCTGTGGTGGAGCTACCCAAAATGCCGAAAACTTTCTAGGCAATACTATCCGCTATACTCGTAAGGTATTGTGCGATCATTGCAAACATACATCACCCCATTGGCAAACTACCGTGGATATCTCCATAGAAGAAATGGAGAAACTTTTAAATGTAAGATTTCCCAAATCCACTCCCTTACAGGGAGCCACCGTATCCAATATCATTGATCAGGTGGAAAGAGACCAAGAGGGGAGAATTGTCAATATTAAAATAGGGGATAAATGGATGAAAGGAACAGAAATTCAACAAAAATTAGGCTTACCTTCCTCAAGATTTGGTTGGCAACCTACAAAATTTAGATTTTATGTTCAAGGAAAAGGACATGGACTGGGATTGTGCCAGTATGGAGCGCAAAAACTGGCCCTAGATGGGATGAAGGCAGAAGAAATTCTCAAATATTATTTTACCGGCATACAGATTGAGAGAATTCCACAATGGAGTATAAATATGCCATTACAGGGCAAGATAATCCTAATTGATCCAGGACATGGTGGAAAAGATAAGGGGATTTTCAAACAGAATGTTCAAGAAAAGGATAGGAATCTAAAAATTGCCCTTCACCTAGAAAAAATCCTAAAGGAAGCGGGCAGTACAGTAGTTCTCACCCGCACAGAGGATAAATATGTTTCCTTGGGACAACGCTTAGCCATCAACAATAAACTACATCCCCATTTTATGCTCAGCATTCACGGCAATGATAATCCTGCCATAAAGTCAACGGTGAATCAAATCTATATTTACCCAGGAGATGAAGAAGCCTACCGATTGGGACAAAACATTATCAGTGAATTCAAGGACAATGGTCTGGACGTACAGGAAATCATAGAAGGAGATTTGTTTTTAACCAGAGAAAGTAAAAATAGTACTTTAATCTTAGATATAGGGTATTTTTCTAGCCAAGAGGACTATGGGGCTAAAATAGCCACTTGCATTTATCATGCCCTTCTAAGCTATTGGACAATAGATAAAGCCTAA
- the arcC gene encoding carbamate kinase, producing MTNKRVVVALGGNALQDPDRPPTSEEQLIAAKNTAVSIVSLIKAGYDVILAHGNGPQVGRIVLASEYAAEVTPVIPFPECGAMSQGYIGYHLQQAIQEELRKQAVDKPVASIVTQVLVDKEDPAFQNPTKPIGAFYSEEEAKQIEEEKGYVMVEDAGRGYRRVVASPKPVDVVEKQAIKTLVDGGILTIAVGGGGIPVVQKEDGSLEGIPAVIDKDFAAEKLAEIMDADTLVILTGVEQVAINFNKPNQKSLDKINLQEAQTYIEEGHFAPGSMLPKVEAAMAFAKSKPGRKAIITLLDKAVEALEGQTGTTIVEG from the coding sequence ATGACAAATAAAAGAGTTGTAGTTGCATTAGGTGGGAATGCTCTTCAAGATCCCGATAGACCACCAACATCGGAGGAACAGTTAATTGCTGCAAAAAATACAGCGGTAAGTATTGTTTCCCTAATCAAAGCAGGATATGATGTTATTCTTGCCCATGGAAATGGACCTCAAGTAGGAAGGATCGTACTAGCCAGTGAGTATGCTGCCGAAGTAACACCAGTCATTCCTTTCCCAGAGTGTGGAGCCATGAGCCAAGGATACATTGGTTACCATCTGCAACAAGCCATTCAAGAAGAACTTAGAAAACAAGCAGTGGACAAGCCAGTGGCATCTATTGTTACACAAGTATTAGTGGATAAAGAAGATCCCGCTTTCCAAAATCCTACTAAGCCTATTGGTGCTTTCTATTCTGAAGAAGAAGCAAAACAGATAGAAGAGGAAAAAGGATATGTTATGGTAGAAGATGCGGGTAGAGGGTATAGAAGAGTAGTGGCCTCCCCAAAACCAGTGGATGTAGTGGAAAAACAAGCCATTAAAACACTAGTAGATGGTGGAATATTAACGATTGCAGTTGGTGGTGGCGGTATTCCAGTGGTTCAAAAAGAAGATGGCAGCTTAGAAGGAATTCCAGCGGTTATTGATAAAGACTTCGCTGCAGAAAAACTAGCTGAGATTATGGATGCAGATACTCTAGTTATTTTAACAGGAGTAGAGCAAGTGGCCATTAACTTCAACAAACCAAATCAAAAATCTTTAGACAAAATCAACTTACAAGAAGCTCAGACATATATAGAAGAAGGACATTTTGCACCTGGTTCTATGCTACCAAAGGTAGAGGCAGCTATGGCCTTTGCCAAATCAAAACCAGGTAGAAAAGCCATTATCACCCTTCTAGATAAAGCTGTAGAAGCATTAGAAGGACAAACAGGAACAACGATTGTAGAAGGCTAA
- a CDS encoding YhcN/YlaJ family sporulation lipoprotein — protein MKRVVLLSIIFLLVGSLIVGCAPARRVNPDNNVQNAPNNQRNANPDNMIPNNQDNVTPRDNTTVPNNTPRNNTTENNVSGDDTARARRVADVAKDVDGVRDATVVVNGNTAYVGIDINANIQDNATDQLKERVGDIIKDKEATINRVYVSADSDTVTRLKDVARDVENGRPISGFIDQLTEMFRRPAPSVQ, from the coding sequence ATGAAGAGAGTAGTTCTTTTAAGTATTATTTTCCTATTGGTTGGTAGTTTGATTGTAGGTTGTGCACCTGCCAGGAGAGTAAACCCTGACAACAATGTACAAAATGCACCTAATAATCAAAGAAATGCTAACCCCGACAATATGATTCCCAATAATCAAGACAATGTAACACCAAGAGATAACACTACTGTGCCCAACAACACCCCAAGAAACAATACTACAGAAAACAATGTTTCAGGGGATGATACAGCCAGAGCAAGGCGAGTAGCCGATGTGGCTAAAGATGTGGATGGAGTAAGGGATGCTACAGTAGTAGTGAATGGGAATACAGCTTATGTAGGGATAGACATAAATGCCAATATCCAAGACAATGCAACCGACCAATTAAAGGAAAGAGTTGGCGATATCATCAAAGATAAAGAAGCTACCATTAATAGGGTTTATGTATCTGCGGACTCCGATACGGTAACCAGATTGAAAGATGTAGCGAGAGATGTTGAAAATGGAAGACCTATTTCTGGGTTTATAGATCAACTAACAGAAATGTTTAGAAGACCAGCTCCAAGTGTGCAATAA
- a CDS encoding spore germination protein: protein MKKLGRQKTTEKKQKEFIPVSLLLDENMKTLKNIFQDCSDVVYREFRLGQEQEQKMFIVFLDGMINQDVIEEHILKSLMLDARRTPPALEEVKEKMYELILEGGLSAADVKESDNLDEGILGVLSGDTIIFIDGIDRFLITSTKGWPTRGIDEPSSESVIRGAREGFVETFRVNTVLLRRKIRDPKFKIKSMQIGKRSKTDIGIAYIEDITRTDILQEVEKRLEAIDIDAVLESGYIEQLIEDSWISLFPQIQHSERPDTVAAALLEGRVAIIIDNTPFVLVVPVTLNTFLLSSEDYYERWWVANFVRWVRMGAVVISFLLPAVYIAIASYHPGIIPSQLAIFIAGTRETVPFPVFMEALLMEFTFELLREAGVRLPSQMGSTIGIVGSLIIGQAAVEAGLVSPIMVIIVAVTAISSFAIPSYNLSISFRLLRFTAMAAASFLGLYGLILVVILVLVHLASLTSFGVPYLIPLAPFKSSEIKDTLVKAPLLSMKNRPEYTAGGDKKRMGDGPREEGGQEEINQPPQGKNSVQDQGMDTDKNPLKKFIKPIKLTKEKKKGGEDDGQQ, encoded by the coding sequence ATGAAAAAATTGGGAAGACAAAAAACAACGGAGAAAAAACAAAAGGAGTTTATACCTGTTTCTCTTCTATTAGATGAGAATATGAAAACCTTGAAAAACATATTTCAGGATTGTAGCGATGTGGTCTATAGAGAATTTCGTTTAGGCCAAGAGCAAGAACAAAAAATGTTTATTGTTTTTCTAGATGGAATGATCAATCAGGACGTGATAGAGGAGCATATCCTAAAGTCCTTAATGTTGGACGCGAGACGTACTCCACCTGCTTTAGAGGAAGTAAAGGAGAAAATGTATGAGCTAATATTAGAGGGTGGCCTTTCTGCAGCCGATGTAAAGGAAAGCGACAATCTAGATGAAGGAATACTAGGAGTATTATCAGGAGATACCATTATCTTTATAGACGGTATAGATAGATTTTTGATTACATCTACTAAGGGATGGCCTACTAGGGGAATAGATGAACCCAGTAGTGAATCAGTTATCAGAGGTGCCCGGGAAGGTTTTGTAGAGACCTTTAGGGTAAATACCGTCCTTTTAAGGAGGAAAATAAGAGACCCAAAATTTAAAATAAAAAGTATGCAAATCGGTAAGCGTTCCAAAACCGATATCGGTATTGCGTATATAGAGGATATTACCAGGACGGATATTCTTCAGGAAGTAGAAAAACGCTTGGAAGCTATTGATATTGATGCCGTTTTAGAAAGTGGATACATTGAACAATTGATAGAAGATAGTTGGATTTCTCTTTTTCCCCAAATTCAACACAGTGAGAGACCGGACACAGTGGCCGCTGCCCTCTTGGAAGGAAGGGTAGCCATTATTATTGACAATACCCCCTTTGTGTTGGTGGTACCAGTGACCTTAAATACATTTTTACTATCCTCGGAGGATTACTATGAAAGATGGTGGGTGGCCAATTTTGTTCGTTGGGTTAGGATGGGCGCAGTGGTAATTTCCTTTCTTTTACCTGCGGTTTATATAGCTATTGCTTCCTATCATCCGGGGATCATCCCTAGTCAATTAGCCATATTTATTGCAGGCACTAGGGAAACTGTACCCTTTCCAGTATTTATGGAAGCCTTACTTATGGAATTCACCTTTGAACTCTTAAGAGAAGCAGGGGTAAGACTTCCTAGTCAGATGGGGTCTACCATAGGTATAGTGGGCAGTTTAATCATTGGGCAAGCTGCTGTAGAGGCAGGACTGGTCAGTCCTATTATGGTCATTATCGTGGCGGTGACGGCTATTTCATCCTTTGCCATACCTAGCTACAACTTGAGTATTAGTTTTCGACTATTACGCTTTACAGCCATGGCCGCCGCAAGTTTTTTAGGCCTTTATGGTTTGATCTTGGTGGTCATATTGGTATTGGTACATTTGGCTTCCTTGACAAGCTTTGGCGTGCCCTATCTCATTCCCCTAGCTCCCTTTAAATCGTCAGAAATAAAGGATACCCTTGTCAAGGCTCCCTTACTTTCGATGAAAAACAGACCAGAATATACTGCGGGAGGAGATAAAAAAAGAATGGGGGATGGGCCTAGGGAAGAAGGGGGTCAGGAAGAAATCAATCAACCCCCTCAGGGAAAAAATTCTGTCCAAGATCAAGGGATGGATACCGATAAAAACCCTCTAAAAAAATTCATAAAACCTATAAAGCTTACAAAAGAGAAAAAGAAGGGAGGAGAGGATGATGGACAACAATAA